In the Candidatus Binatia bacterium genome, one interval contains:
- a CDS encoding SDR family NAD(P)-dependent oxidoreductase produces MERRFENKAVLITGAASGIGAATARRFAGEGARLVLADIDLDGAVQLARELDDGTGRVVARATDVRDIAQVTGAVEETVSRFGRIDVLCNNAGVGAYGESPDLDPQVWHNVLAIDLHAVFYGTRAAVPHMRRQGGGAIVNTASISGLFGDFGLAAYNAAKGAVVNYTRTAAIDHARDGIRVNAVCPGPIDTVLISFSKQFPVIVDEWKRNIPMGRVGRAEEVAAAIAFLCSEDASYITGAMLVIDGGLTAATGQVNYTRALAG; encoded by the coding sequence ATGGAACGACGCTTCGAGAACAAGGCCGTCCTCATCACCGGCGCCGCTTCCGGAATCGGCGCCGCCACGGCCAGGCGGTTCGCCGGCGAAGGCGCGCGCCTCGTGCTCGCCGACATCGATCTCGACGGAGCGGTCCAGTTGGCGCGCGAGCTCGACGACGGCACCGGGCGCGTCGTCGCGCGCGCCACGGACGTGCGCGACATCGCGCAGGTGACCGGCGCCGTCGAGGAGACCGTTTCGCGTTTCGGCCGCATCGACGTGCTGTGCAACAACGCCGGCGTCGGAGCCTACGGCGAGTCGCCGGACCTCGACCCACAAGTCTGGCACAACGTGCTCGCGATCGATCTTCACGCGGTGTTCTACGGCACCCGCGCCGCGGTGCCGCACATGCGGCGCCAGGGCGGCGGCGCGATCGTCAACACCGCATCGATCTCGGGGCTTTTCGGCGATTTCGGGCTTGCGGCCTACAACGCGGCCAAGGGAGCGGTCGTCAATTACACGCGCACGGCGGCAATCGACCATGCGCGCGACGGAATCCGGGTCAACGCGGTGTGCCCCGGCCCGATCGATACCGTACTGATCTCGTTCTCGAAACAGTTTCCGGTGATCGTCGACGAGTGGAAGCGCAACATCCCGATGGGCCGCGTCGGCCGCGCCGAAGAAGTCGCCGCGGCAATCGCCTTCCTGTGCTCCGAGGACGCCTCGTACATCACCGGCGCGATGCTGGTCATCGACGGCGGCCTGACGGCCGCGACGGGGCAGGTCAACTACACGCGGGCGCTTGCGGGGTGA
- a CDS encoding LLM class flavin-dependent oxidoreductase — protein sequence MRFGVFYELQLPKPWDAQSEQRIVHEALAQVELADRLGYDYAWCVEHHFLEEYSHCSAPEVFLAAAAARTTRIRLGHGIRQVIPSYNHPARTAEGLGMLDLVSGGRLDFGIGEGATRLELGGFHINAKEKRALALEAAREIADMMVMEPYPGFEGASFSMPCRNVLPKPLQKPHPPMWMACTNRDTIRVAAENGVGALAFAFVDPDEARTWSKVYYDTIRSDACVPIGHAVNANLAMVSAFSVHPDRAEAIRRGQEGFDFFFYAINALVAEDATPGHSQLWDRFRELRGERTAEMVASAVEPSLRGSGIGTPDDMRRHLHGFEDAGVDQVIFLQQAGHNRHDDICESLELFAGEVLEEFRAKAAGREQRKAEDLAPWIEKAMARRTMRAPLPECEVPVVKASRARAEVNQAKAR from the coding sequence ATGCGATTCGGCGTTTTCTACGAGCTCCAGTTGCCCAAGCCCTGGGATGCGCAAAGCGAGCAGCGCATCGTCCACGAGGCACTGGCCCAGGTCGAGCTGGCCGACCGGCTCGGCTACGACTACGCGTGGTGCGTGGAGCACCACTTCCTCGAAGAATACTCGCACTGCTCGGCGCCGGAAGTGTTCCTCGCCGCGGCAGCGGCTCGCACGACGCGAATCCGCCTCGGCCACGGCATTCGCCAGGTCATCCCGAGCTACAATCATCCGGCGCGCACGGCCGAAGGACTCGGGATGCTCGACCTCGTCTCGGGAGGCCGCCTCGATTTCGGCATCGGCGAGGGAGCCACGCGCCTCGAGCTCGGCGGTTTCCACATCAACGCGAAGGAAAAACGCGCTCTCGCGCTGGAGGCCGCGCGCGAGATCGCCGACATGATGGTGATGGAGCCGTACCCCGGATTCGAGGGCGCGTCGTTCTCGATGCCGTGTCGCAACGTGCTGCCCAAGCCGCTGCAGAAACCCCACCCGCCGATGTGGATGGCGTGCACCAATCGCGACACGATCCGCGTTGCTGCCGAGAACGGCGTCGGTGCGCTGGCATTTGCCTTCGTCGATCCCGACGAGGCGCGCACCTGGAGCAAGGTGTACTACGACACGATCCGCAGCGACGCCTGCGTTCCCATCGGACACGCGGTCAATGCGAATCTCGCAATGGTCTCGGCGTTCTCGGTGCATCCCGACCGGGCCGAGGCGATCCGCCGCGGCCAGGAAGGCTTCGACTTCTTCTTTTATGCGATCAACGCGCTGGTGGCCGAAGATGCCACGCCAGGACATTCGCAGCTCTGGGACCGCTTCCGCGAGCTGCGCGGGGAGCGCACGGCCGAAATGGTCGCATCGGCAGTCGAGCCGTCGCTGCGCGGCTCGGGCATCGGAACGCCCGACGACATGCGCCGCCATCTGCATGGATTCGAGGATGCCGGAGTAGACCAGGTGATCTTCCTGCAGCAGGCCGGGCACAACCGCCACGACGACATTTGCGAGTCGCTCGAGCTGTTCGCCGGCGAAGTGCTCGAGGAATTCCGCGCCAAGGCCGCCGGGCGCGAGCAGCGCAAGGCCGAGGATCTTGCGCCGTGGATCGAAAAAGCGATGGCCCGGCGCACGATGAGGGCGCCGCTCCCCGAATGCGAGGTTCCCGTGGTGAAAGCGTCGCGCGCCAGGGCCGAAGTCAACCAGGCCAAGGCACGCTAG
- the typA gene encoding translational GTPase TypA → MLMDTASARREDLRNVAIIAHVDHGKTTLVDAMLHQSGLFRANQHVAERIMDSNALERERGITILAKNTAVVYGRVRINIVDTPGHADFGGEVERTLAMVDGVMLLVDASEGPLPQTRFVLQKALSLGLVPVVCINKIDRPDARIQEVLNEVYDLFIDLDADEGQLEFPVIYTNAKVGTATRELSVPGDNLKVLFDTIVDCLPGPECSPQASVQFQCNNLDYNEYVGRLAIGRIKSGSLAKGGTYSLCRPGAPDRLVKISQLYSWKGFQRSESETVTAGDIVAVAGIEDILIGDTIGERENPVPLPPIRVDEPTISMIFSANTGPWGGREGDHVTSRKLRDRLYQEQRRNVSMRIEDTDSPESIKVTGRGELQLGILIETMRRESYEMQVSRPTVVIREIDGVKHEPVELLVIDVADDYVGVVSQLLALRKGRMVKMMPAGTGRMRMEFKVPSRGLIGLRSRFLTETRGTGIMNALFDGWIPWAGPIEARTNGAIIADREGVATPYSVFHLQERGVMFIPPGTRVYEGMVIGEYSRDNDLNVNIVREKKLTNMRASGHDEATIITPYRVFGLEQAIEWIADDELVEVTPKSIRLRKRVLKQVERPKKREEEEED, encoded by the coding sequence ATGCTCATGGACACCGCATCCGCACGTCGCGAAGACCTTCGCAACGTCGCCATCATCGCCCACGTCGACCACGGCAAGACGACGCTCGTCGACGCCATGCTGCACCAGAGCGGCCTTTTCCGCGCCAACCAGCACGTAGCCGAGCGCATCATGGATTCCAACGCGCTCGAGCGCGAGCGCGGCATCACGATCCTCGCCAAGAACACGGCGGTCGTCTACGGACGCGTCCGCATCAACATCGTCGATACGCCGGGTCACGCGGACTTCGGCGGCGAGGTCGAGCGCACGCTGGCGATGGTCGACGGCGTGATGCTGCTCGTCGACGCCTCCGAGGGCCCGCTTCCCCAGACCCGCTTCGTGCTTCAGAAAGCTCTGTCGCTCGGCCTGGTGCCCGTCGTCTGCATCAACAAGATCGACCGGCCGGACGCCCGCATCCAGGAAGTGCTCAACGAAGTCTACGACCTGTTCATCGACCTCGACGCCGACGAGGGCCAGCTCGAGTTCCCCGTCATCTACACGAATGCGAAGGTGGGTACCGCCACGCGCGAACTTTCCGTTCCCGGCGACAATCTCAAGGTGCTGTTCGACACGATCGTCGACTGCCTGCCCGGACCCGAGTGCAGTCCGCAGGCGTCGGTCCAGTTCCAGTGCAACAACCTCGACTACAACGAGTACGTCGGTCGCCTGGCCATCGGTCGCATCAAGAGCGGGAGCCTGGCCAAGGGCGGCACGTATTCGCTGTGCCGTCCCGGCGCGCCGGACCGCCTCGTCAAGATCTCGCAGCTCTACTCGTGGAAAGGATTCCAGCGCAGCGAGTCCGAGACCGTCACGGCCGGCGACATCGTCGCGGTCGCCGGCATCGAAGACATCCTGATCGGCGATACGATCGGCGAGCGCGAGAACCCCGTGCCGCTGCCGCCGATTCGCGTCGACGAGCCGACGATCTCGATGATCTTCAGTGCGAACACCGGACCGTGGGGCGGGCGCGAAGGCGACCACGTCACGTCACGCAAGCTGCGCGACCGCCTGTACCAGGAGCAGCGCCGCAACGTCAGCATGCGAATCGAGGACACCGACTCGCCGGAGTCGATCAAGGTTACCGGGCGCGGCGAGCTGCAGCTCGGGATCCTGATCGAGACGATGCGCCGCGAAAGCTACGAAATGCAGGTCTCCAGGCCCACCGTCGTCATCCGCGAGATCGACGGGGTCAAGCACGAGCCCGTCGAGCTGCTCGTCATCGACGTCGCCGACGACTACGTCGGCGTGGTCTCCCAGCTGCTGGCGCTGCGCAAGGGAAGGATGGTCAAGATGATGCCGGCCGGCACCGGCCGCATGCGCATGGAGTTCAAGGTGCCGTCGCGCGGGCTGATCGGGCTGCGCTCGCGCTTCCTCACCGAAACGCGCGGCACCGGCATCATGAACGCGCTGTTCGACGGATGGATCCCGTGGGCGGGGCCGATCGAAGCGCGCACCAACGGTGCGATCATCGCCGACCGCGAAGGCGTGGCCACCCCGTACTCGGTCTTCCATCTGCAGGAACGCGGGGTCATGTTCATCCCGCCGGGAACGCGGGTGTACGAGGGCATGGTGATCGGCGAATATTCGCGCGACAACGACCTCAACGTCAACATCGTGCGCGAGAAGAAGCTGACGAACATGCGCGCCAGCGGCCACGACGAGGCCACGATCATCACGCCGTACCGCGTGTTCGGCCTGGAGCAGGCCATCGAGTGGATCGCCGACGACGAGCTGGTCGAGGTGACGCCGAAGTCGATCCGCCTGCGCAAGCGCGTGCTGAAGCAGGTCGAAAGACCGAAGAAACGCGAGGAAGAAGAAGAGGACTGA
- a CDS encoding PQQ-dependent dehydrogenase, methanol/ethanol family has translation MHLSRIARALVRIAPALAGAAVVVTCAAAFAQEIPGAASRPDASAPVAAPAVAPATAPVASAHTSLPATSSPPPPSTTPPPGATPAATALAASGAPDPTGAPSQGALAAFARTETIDDAALASADSATSDWITHGRTYSEQRYSPLDEINDNNVTKIKPVWTFFTGLTRGHESTPIAVDGVLFFTGSWSVVFAVDARNGSLIWRYDPKVPGDTAPKTCCDVVNRGVAVYGGKIFSATLDGRLIALDAKTGKLLWEKITVDQSRPYTITGAPRVVKGKVLIGNGGAEFGVRGYISAYDPNNGNMVWRTFTVPGNPADGFENKDMEKAAATWKGGPWWEIGGGGTAWDSMAFDPELNLLYVGTGNGSPWVRWIRSPGGGDNLYLSSILALNPETGAIVWYYQTTPGDSWDFTATQPLILADLKIDGQLRKVIMQAPKNGFFYVLDRTSGKLLSADKYVEATWAEKVDLATGKPVEVAGQDFKDNAAFVKPTPFGGHNWQPMSFSPKTGLVYVPTQEILGLYRRNRDFQDRPGNWNTGTDFNAFSLLSPELTSGALIAWDPVRRKEAWRHPYAMAWNGGTLATGGNLVFQGSADGRFLAFNASTGRELWESRVGTGVGAGPITYKVEGKQYVTIVAGWGGAFALGGGPAAAQGNSDSRGRVVTYAIPTDAPPAMTDVIALLDKKGDLEDGGRLYHKNCAECHGGGGVSGTKAIPDLRYTQLPYESFDAVVRQGLKVSNGMPNLARWVSASDTALIKKWLEAQRDKH, from the coding sequence ATGCATCTATCTCGAATTGCGCGCGCGCTGGTGCGAATCGCGCCGGCACTTGCCGGCGCTGCCGTCGTGGTCACGTGCGCCGCTGCGTTCGCCCAGGAAATTCCCGGTGCGGCGTCGCGGCCGGATGCCTCGGCCCCCGTCGCCGCTCCTGCCGTTGCGCCCGCGACCGCGCCCGTCGCATCGGCGCACACCTCATTGCCAGCCACTTCGTCCCCGCCGCCGCCTTCGACGACTCCGCCGCCCGGGGCAACTCCGGCTGCAACGGCCCTGGCAGCCTCGGGCGCACCGGATCCCACCGGCGCCCCGTCCCAGGGCGCGCTCGCGGCCTTCGCCAGGACCGAGACCATCGATGATGCGGCGCTGGCTTCGGCCGACTCGGCCACCTCGGACTGGATCACGCACGGGCGCACGTACTCGGAGCAGCGCTACAGCCCGCTGGACGAGATCAACGACAACAATGTGACCAAGATCAAGCCGGTCTGGACCTTCTTCACCGGCCTTACGCGCGGCCACGAATCGACGCCGATCGCGGTCGACGGCGTGCTCTTCTTCACCGGTTCCTGGTCGGTCGTGTTCGCCGTGGACGCGCGCAACGGCTCGCTCATCTGGCGCTACGATCCGAAAGTTCCCGGCGATACCGCGCCCAAGACCTGCTGCGACGTCGTCAACCGCGGCGTAGCGGTCTACGGAGGCAAGATTTTCTCGGCAACTCTCGACGGGCGCCTGATCGCGCTCGATGCGAAGACCGGAAAGCTTCTGTGGGAGAAGATCACCGTCGACCAGTCGCGGCCTTACACGATCACCGGCGCGCCGCGCGTCGTCAAAGGCAAGGTGCTGATCGGCAACGGCGGCGCCGAGTTCGGCGTGCGCGGGTACATCTCTGCGTACGATCCCAACAACGGCAACATGGTCTGGCGCACGTTCACGGTGCCCGGCAATCCCGCCGACGGCTTCGAGAACAAGGACATGGAGAAGGCCGCCGCGACGTGGAAAGGCGGGCCCTGGTGGGAGATCGGCGGAGGCGGAACCGCGTGGGATTCGATGGCCTTCGATCCCGAGCTGAACCTGCTCTACGTCGGCACCGGCAACGGCTCGCCGTGGGTGCGCTGGATCCGCAGCCCCGGGGGCGGCGACAACCTGTATCTTTCGTCGATCCTCGCGCTCAATCCCGAAACCGGCGCGATCGTCTGGTACTACCAGACCACGCCCGGCGACAGCTGGGATTTCACTGCGACCCAGCCTCTGATCCTCGCGGACCTGAAGATCGACGGCCAGCTTCGCAAGGTCATCATGCAGGCGCCGAAGAACGGATTCTTCTATGTGCTCGACCGCACGAGCGGCAAGCTGCTGTCGGCCGACAAGTACGTCGAGGCGACGTGGGCCGAGAAGGTCGACCTCGCAACGGGCAAGCCGGTGGAAGTTGCGGGGCAGGATTTCAAGGACAACGCCGCGTTCGTCAAGCCGACGCCGTTCGGCGGACACAACTGGCAGCCGATGTCGTTCAGCCCGAAGACGGGTCTCGTCTACGTGCCAACCCAGGAGATCCTCGGGCTTTACCGTCGCAACCGCGATTTCCAGGATCGCCCCGGCAACTGGAATACCGGCACCGACTTCAACGCGTTTTCGTTGCTCAGCCCCGAGCTGACCTCCGGCGCTCTCATTGCGTGGGATCCCGTGCGTCGCAAGGAAGCGTGGCGCCACCCGTACGCGATGGCATGGAACGGCGGGACGCTGGCCACGGGCGGCAACCTCGTGTTCCAGGGCTCGGCCGACGGTCGCTTCCTCGCATTCAACGCGTCGACGGGCCGCGAGCTGTGGGAATCGCGAGTCGGCACCGGCGTCGGCGCCGGGCCGATCACGTACAAGGTGGAAGGAAAGCAGTACGTGACGATCGTCGCCGGCTGGGGCGGTGCCTTCGCGCTCGGAGGAGGGCCGGCGGCTGCCCAGGGCAACAGCGACTCGCGCGGCCGCGTCGTCACCTACGCAATCCCGACCGATGCACCTCCGGCGATGACCGACGTGATCGCGCTGCTCGACAAGAAGGGCGATCTCGAGGACGGCGGCCGCCTCTACCACAAGAACTGCGCGGAATGCCACGGCGGAGGTGGAGTCTCCGGCACGAAGGCGATTCCCGATCTTCGCTACACCCAGCTCCCCTACGAGTCGTTCGACGCGGTGGTGCGACAGGGGCTCAAGGTATCCAACGGGATGCCGAACCTCGCGCGCTGGGTCAGTGCGTCCGATACGGCGCTCATCAAGAAGTGGCTCGAGGCCCAGCGCGACAAGCACTAG
- a CDS encoding SDR family oxidoreductase — MARRFEGKTVIVTGASSGIGESASRMFAAEGASVVLAARTASQLDRIVAEISSEGGTAMAVATDVADSAACATLLDAAQGRFGSIHVLVNNAGYNFRGPVEEAPSAELARIIDVNLRAPVVLTRLALPYLRRAGKAAIVNVASIAGRIPLPYEATYSATKFGLRAFTFALAEELESTGITVSAVSPGPVETGFLLRDVEEVPDLVFSQPMSTADEVAALVLDCAHDGQIERVCPQISGYLATVGYLIPQLPRLLRPVLQYQGRAAKQKYIEKLHERARE, encoded by the coding sequence ATGGCCAGGAGATTCGAAGGCAAGACCGTCATCGTCACCGGTGCGTCGAGCGGAATCGGCGAATCGGCGTCGAGAATGTTCGCGGCCGAAGGCGCGAGCGTGGTGCTCGCGGCCAGGACTGCGAGCCAGCTCGACCGCATCGTCGCCGAGATCTCGAGTGAAGGCGGCACCGCGATGGCGGTCGCGACCGACGTCGCCGACAGCGCGGCCTGTGCGACGCTGCTGGATGCCGCGCAGGGCCGCTTCGGCTCGATCCACGTGCTCGTCAACAACGCTGGCTACAATTTCCGCGGCCCGGTCGAGGAGGCGCCGTCGGCCGAGCTGGCGCGCATCATCGACGTCAACCTGCGCGCGCCGGTGGTGCTGACTCGTCTTGCGCTGCCGTATCTTCGCCGCGCGGGCAAGGCGGCGATCGTCAACGTCGCATCGATCGCCGGTCGCATCCCTCTTCCGTATGAGGCGACGTATTCGGCGACCAAGTTCGGCCTTCGCGCGTTCACGTTCGCGCTGGCTGAGGAGCTCGAGTCGACCGGCATCACGGTGTCGGCTGTCTCGCCGGGCCCGGTCGAGACCGGATTCCTGCTGCGCGACGTCGAGGAAGTTCCCGACCTCGTGTTCTCCCAGCCGATGAGCACGGCCGACGAAGTCGCCGCGCTCGTGCTCGACTGCGCGCACGACGGACAGATCGAAAGGGTCTGCCCGCAGATCTCCGGCTATCTTGCGACCGTCGGATACCTGATTCCCCAGCTCCCGCGCCTGCTGAGACCCGTGCTGCAGTACCAGGGCCGTGCGGCCAAGCAGAAGTACATCGAAAAGCTGCACGAAAGGGCGCGCGAGTGA
- the rmuC gene encoding DNA recombination protein RmuC — protein MSEPFTLSILLLAVILSTVGVLLYLRSSRSDPGSVERTLREELRASREESQRAARELREESQRGSTALREELARAGTSVRDSVEQRLRDLQAANDARLEEMRKTVDEKLDEMLGKRLGESFRTVSSQLEAVHKGLGEMQTLAAGVGDLRKVLTNVKVRGTWGEVQLGAILEQMLAPEQYDRNVATRPGSREIVEFAVRLPGNGDGQIVMLPIDSKFPQEDYIRLVEASESADADGVARASADLARAVRKCAGDIRDKYIDPPHTTDFAILFLPTEGLFAEVLRHAGLIEELQQGCRVIVAGPTTLAATLSSLRMGFRTLAIEKRASEAWQVLAGVKSEFARFAGVLDKVKKQLATAAGSIEETERRTRVLQKKLRDVETLPEDGAVAAAIDVAGDVAGDVVDDEL, from the coding sequence ATGAGCGAACCGTTCACTCTCAGCATCCTGCTGCTCGCGGTCATCCTGTCGACGGTCGGCGTCCTGCTCTACCTGAGAAGCTCGCGCAGCGACCCTGGCTCCGTCGAGAGGACGCTGCGCGAAGAGCTTCGTGCCAGCCGTGAAGAGAGCCAGCGCGCGGCGCGTGAGCTGCGCGAGGAGAGCCAGCGGGGCTCGACGGCGCTGCGTGAGGAGCTCGCGCGCGCCGGCACGTCGGTGCGCGACAGCGTCGAGCAGCGCCTTCGCGACCTGCAGGCTGCCAACGACGCCCGCCTCGAAGAGATGCGCAAGACCGTCGACGAAAAGCTCGACGAGATGCTCGGCAAGCGCCTCGGCGAATCGTTCCGCACCGTCAGCAGCCAGCTCGAGGCCGTGCACAAGGGCCTCGGCGAGATGCAGACGCTGGCGGCCGGAGTAGGCGACCTTCGCAAGGTGCTGACCAACGTCAAGGTGCGCGGGACCTGGGGCGAAGTGCAGCTCGGCGCGATTCTCGAGCAGATGCTGGCTCCCGAGCAGTACGATCGAAACGTCGCGACGCGCCCCGGCTCCCGCGAGATCGTCGAGTTCGCGGTGCGCCTTCCCGGCAACGGCGACGGGCAGATCGTGATGCTGCCGATCGACTCGAAGTTCCCGCAGGAAGACTACATTCGACTCGTCGAGGCGTCCGAATCCGCCGATGCAGACGGCGTCGCGCGCGCGTCGGCCGACCTCGCACGCGCCGTGCGCAAGTGCGCCGGCGACATCCGCGACAAGTACATCGACCCGCCGCACACGACCGACTTCGCGATCCTGTTCCTGCCTACCGAAGGACTGTTTGCCGAAGTCCTGCGCCACGCCGGCCTGATCGAGGAGCTGCAGCAGGGTTGCCGCGTCATCGTCGCAGGGCCGACGACGCTCGCCGCGACGCTTTCGAGCCTGAGGATGGGATTTCGCACGCTGGCGATCGAGAAGCGCGCGAGCGAAGCATGGCAGGTGCTGGCCGGCGTCAAGAGCGAGTTCGCGAGGTTCGCCGGCGTTCTCGACAAGGTCAAGAAGCAGCTGGCAACCGCCGCCGGCAGCATCGAGGAAACCGAGAGGCGCACTCGTGTGCTGCAGAAGAAGCTGAGGGACGTCGAGACGCTGCCGGAAGACGGCGCGGTCGCGGCGGCCATCGACGTTGCCGGCGATGTCGCCGGTGACGTTGTCGACGACGAGCTCTGA
- a CDS encoding quinone oxidoreductase, which translates to MTRAIRLHETGGPEVLRYEEWDPGAPAAGWVRVRHTAIGVNYIDTYHRSGLYPLPLPSGIGLEAAGVVEAVGDGVARWQPGDRVAYGTGPVGAYSDAACVPADRVVAIPNDVSDEQAAALMLKGLTAWYLLRRTFRVKHGDTILFHAAAGGVGLLACQWARHLGVHVIGTVGSEAKIALARDHGCNDVIDYSRENFARRVSEITGGKGVPVVYDGVGKTTFDGSLDCLSPLGLMVSFGNASGPPPPVDLGMLSLRGSLFITRPTLLHYTADPSELAEGAAELFSLVGGGTLRVEVHQRFPLAEAAAAHRDLQARKTTGATVLLP; encoded by the coding sequence GTGACGCGCGCAATCCGCCTGCACGAAACCGGCGGCCCCGAGGTATTGCGCTACGAGGAGTGGGATCCCGGTGCGCCCGCAGCGGGATGGGTGCGCGTGCGCCACACCGCAATCGGCGTCAACTACATCGACACCTACCATCGAAGCGGCCTGTACCCGCTGCCTCTTCCGTCAGGAATCGGCCTCGAGGCCGCCGGTGTCGTCGAAGCGGTCGGTGACGGCGTGGCGCGCTGGCAACCGGGAGACCGTGTCGCGTACGGCACCGGCCCGGTCGGCGCGTATTCCGATGCAGCGTGCGTACCGGCCGACCGCGTCGTCGCGATTCCGAACGATGTCAGCGACGAGCAGGCGGCTGCGCTGATGCTCAAGGGGCTGACGGCGTGGTACCTGCTGCGGCGCACGTTCCGCGTAAAACACGGCGACACGATCCTGTTCCACGCGGCAGCCGGCGGCGTGGGTCTGCTGGCCTGCCAGTGGGCGAGGCACCTCGGCGTCCACGTGATCGGTACGGTGGGCAGCGAGGCGAAGATCGCGCTGGCGCGTGACCACGGCTGCAACGACGTCATCGACTACAGCCGTGAGAATTTTGCGCGGCGCGTGAGCGAGATCACCGGCGGCAAGGGCGTACCGGTAGTTTACGACGGAGTGGGCAAGACCACCTTCGACGGGTCGCTCGACTGCCTGTCGCCTCTCGGCCTGATGGTGAGCTTCGGCAACGCGTCCGGTCCTCCGCCGCCCGTCGACCTCGGCATGCTGTCGCTGCGCGGATCGCTGTTCATCACGCGTCCGACGCTGTTGCACTACACCGCCGACCCCTCCGAGCTTGCCGAGGGCGCTGCCGAGCTGTTCAGTCTCGTTGGCGGCGGAACGCTTCGCGTCGAGGTCCACCAGCGATTCCCGCTGGCCGAAGCCGCGGCGGCGCATCGCGACCTGCAGGCCAGGAAAACGACCGGCGCGACGGTACTGCTTCCTTGA
- a CDS encoding TMEM165/GDT1 family protein: MDTKLFTTVFSTVFLAELGDKTQVATLLYSSRSPDARWTVFAGASLALVLACAIGVLAGEVVAQMIDPKTVTRVAGVAFVAIGIWTFVKA; encoded by the coding sequence ATGGACACGAAGCTCTTCACGACCGTATTCTCGACCGTCTTTCTCGCCGAGCTCGGCGACAAGACCCAGGTCGCGACGCTGCTCTACTCGTCGCGAAGCCCCGATGCCCGCTGGACCGTTTTCGCGGGGGCATCGCTGGCCCTCGTGCTGGCCTGCGCCATCGGCGTCCTCGCGGGCGAGGTCGTCGCCCAAATGATCGATCCGAAAACGGTGACTCGCGTTGCCGGAGTCGCCTTCGTCGCCATCGGAATCTGGACTTTCGTCAAGGCCTGA